The genomic DNA ATGCTGTTAATTCGGTCATTACGGGACATTTTTGTGTTTGCTTATGTACTTTGTTATTCATACTTACATTAATGTCCACTCTTGTCTTTTGAGCTTCAGAAGAAGCGTCCGAGCAGAGTGACTGAACTGGAATCACAGCTCACCCAACTTCAAGATGATCTAAAAAAGACGAAAGACCAACTGACTGCATCAGAGTCCTGGAAGAGGCGAGCAATGCAAGAGGCTGAGGAGGCCAAGAAGCAGCTATCAGCAATGTCAGCTAAGCTTGAAGAATCCGAACAGCAATTGATGGAAATTTCTGCCTCTGAGGATGACCGTGTGCAAGAACTTCGTAAGCTTTCTCAAGACCGAGATCGAGCATGGCAGTCTGAACTTGAGGCAGTCCAGAAACAGCACTCAATGGATTCTGCAGCCTTGGCTTCTGCCATGAATGAAATTCAAAAGCTTAAAGTTCAGCTGGAAAAAGCACATGAATCTGAGGCCCTTCAAACTAAGCACGCTGAATCCGCGCATACTGAGATTCAGAACTTGAGAATTGAACTAACTGAAACTCTCTCCTTGGTTCAAAAACTTAAGTCTGAGCTCACTGATTGCAGAGAATCTGAATCGCAGGCTCTTGAAGTTGTTCACAAAACCCAAACACAACTGGAAGCAGCAAATAAAACCATAGAAATGCTGGGTTCTGATGCGACGAAAGAAACCAAAGCTTACAACACATTGACGTTGGAATTGGAGCAATCAAAAGCTAGAGTTAAGTCACTGGagggacttgtgagcaagctccAGGCTGAACTGATTGGTAATAGCAGCAAAACGGTCGAGCATCTCAAAGACAATAAACTACCCCAACAGGATGGAGAAAACGAGGGCATACAGCAGCTTAACTCTGAGCTTAATTTTGCAAAACTTGAAGTGAATAAATTGAGATCAGCACTGGATGCAGCTGAGGTCAGGTACCAAGAAGAATATATTCGGAGTACGCTGCAAATTAGAGGTGCTTATGAACAAGTGGAGCGTATAAAAGCACAGTCATGCCAGAGGGAAGCTGAACTGGAggaagaattaaagaaaacaaaagccGATGCTGACGAATTGAGAGCAAATTTAATGGATAAGGAGACTGAAAAGCAGAGTATTTCCGAGGAAATTGAGGAACTGAATTTGAAGATTGAGAAAAAAGGGTCTAACGAAAGAGAATCTGAACTTGCAATAGAGTTGAAGAAGTTAGAGGCAGATTTGACAGAGTTGAAAGCAAATTTGACAGCAAAGGAAACGGAATTGCAGAGCATAAGAGagcaaaacaaaatgctcaaaacaGAAATTATGAACATGGAAACGGGTAGCAACAAAGTTGGTGAAGAATCGGTCGCATTGTTGGAAGCAGCAAGGTCCGCAGAGCGAGAGGCGCTGATGAAAGTTGGTTATTTAACAGAAGAAGCAGATAAGAGTAGCCGAAGAGCAGCACGAGCAACCGAGCAGCTGGATGCAGCACAAGAAGCAAACACTGAAATGGAGGCAGAGTTGCGGAGACTGAAGGTGCAGCTGGATCAGTGGAGAAAGGCAGCTGAGGCAGCTACTGCCATGCTTTCATCCGGGAACAAAGGGAAACATTCAGACAAGACAAAATCTGTTGACAGCAACTATAACCCTGGAAATGGTTCGCCGAACTCGGAAGACATGGATGATGATTCACCCAAGAAGAAGAATGGAAACATGTTAAAAAAGATTGGTGTGTTATGGAAGAAAGGTCAGAAGTAGCAGCAAATGCATGATAGCTAGGTTGCaatgcatatataatataatatatatttcttCTCTAAAAGTAAAACTTGAAATGGCTGTGGATGTTTTCAGTTTATGAAAAGTTACCTTACTTTTGTCTGGTCAGAGGATCAGAGTTTCAGTTTGTTAAAATCCTAATTCCTTTAAGAAGACAAATGTTTATTCCACCTTTTCTTAAATTTATGCTTCAACTAACATCTCTCATCCATTTTGATCAAAATTGCTTACAGGTAGAATAGATTCCAAGTATTAAAATGTTATTCATATCAAGTTGGACCGCGTTTAGAATTTTGACTGTTTATTCCATTTTCATGTTAGAACAACAATCGGGATAGTCAAAGCTTGTGACATTTGATTGTGTTTAATTTTATTGTAGCCAATGAGTAGGTGATTCATGGCAAGGGAAACCAAATTCGTGTGAAAACTTTTAGTTCATTTGAATGGTTTTCCTAAAAGGAGAAGAGTTTGTGTTTTTTAAGTATTGTATCCTTATTCTATTTGAAGCCGTTTTTATCTTTTAAATCAGAGTTTGAAGTCTATTAAAACACCGTGAAAAGACTTTTGAGGAAACTTATAAATAGGTAGCATTGTTGATTTGCAAAACATAATCTTTGGATTGTCTATTTCGACTTCTATTTTGTGTCTATTTCGACTACTATTTTGTGTTTTTATTGATAATTTTGTTTGACACTCAATAGATTTTATTTGAGAGAATTCTTTTCACTTTTATGTTAGGATAGTTGAGGTGAGTAATTGTAACAACTagatttattattgaattataatTTAGACTTAAGTCAAAAAGTGATGTAGAACAATTGTAATAATTTTCTTTATTAACCGAAGTACATGGAAATGTTAGTGATATAAAATGTGTTTAGCATTACTTGTAAAGGTCTAAACCCACTTTTTAACCATAAAAACAAGGTTAAACAAAAAGACTTTTGCAGTTCAAATTTGAaatcagtaaaaaaaaaaaactaattctgCTATTAAATTGCAACAATAGTAACTACTCAAACTCTTAAACAAATTAAGGAGGACTActccatcaaaataataataaataaagttaaCTAAAACTTATTGAGGGTTGTTTGAATTTGCATGTCTGTTGTACGTTTAGTTGCAATTGAAATAACAATTGGAAGaataaaaatagatataaacATGGAAATTGATTACGTATTTTGGACTATCAATTTGCAGTACAAGATATGATTTAAGTTTTATTCACTCACCAAATTATAACCTCACTCTTATATATTAACTAGATCACTCCTTACACGTCTTTCTCATCTAAATGTTAGAGGCTTGTAAAACTTCAATCAGTGTGAATTCCATTCTCGTTGAACTGTGCTTGAGTAGGTCTTAAGAAGTCCTTGACCGATTATTTTGATGATCCAAGTCATTAATATTTGCTTAAAATTGTGAAGGTGATGTAAGGAAAAGTCCAAGATTTTTTAGTAAGAAAGATACCCTTAAAATATGACAAGCTGAATGACAAACTAGTTGCAAGAGGAGTAGCAACCGGCATTGCATTTGGGACGTGCATCCGACACAAATAATTCCCCTCGAGTATTTTGACCAAAAACATAACAACAAACTTAAGAAAGGGCAAAAACAATCTTC from Gossypium arboreum isolate Shixiya-1 chromosome 9, ASM2569848v2, whole genome shotgun sequence includes the following:
- the LOC108454123 gene encoding interactor of constitutive active ROPs 2, chloroplastic isoform X1, whose translation is MQTPKGSRTSSVEVPQRKSPATPRTARQLKIPGSDSEAVSSPNPASKTPKDRSPKVTERKVLRSPVAELQKKRPSRVTELESQLTQLQDDLKKTKDQLTASESWKRRAMQEAEEAKKQLSAMSAKLEESEQQLMEISASEDDRVQELRKLSQDRDRAWQSELEAVQKQHSMDSAALASAMNEIQKLKVQLEKAHESEALQTKHAESAHTEIQNLRIELTETLSLVQKLKSELTDCRESESQALEVVHKTQTQLEAANKTIEMLGSDATKETKAYNTLTLELEQSKARVKSLEGLVSKLQAELIGNSSKTVEHLKDNKLPQQDGENEGIQQLNSELNFAKLEVNKLRSALDAAEVRYQEEYIRSTLQIRGAYEQVERIKAQSCQREAELEEELKKTKADADELRANLMDKETEKQSISEEIEELNLKIEKKGSNERESELAIELKKLEADLTELKANLTAKETELQSIREQNKMLKTEIMNMETGSNKVGEESVALLEAARSAEREALMKVGYLTEEADKSSRRAARATEQLDAAQEANTEMEAELRRLKVQLDQWRKAAEAATAMLSSGNKGKHSDKTKSVDSNYNPGNGSPNSEDMDDDSPKKKNGNMLKKIGVLWKKGQK
- the LOC108454123 gene encoding interactor of constitutive active ROPs 2, chloroplastic isoform X2, which translates into the protein MQTPKGSRTSSVEVPQRKSPATPRTARQLKIPGSDSEAVSSPNPASKTPKDRSPKVTERKVLRSPVAEKKRPSRVTELESQLTQLQDDLKKTKDQLTASESWKRRAMQEAEEAKKQLSAMSAKLEESEQQLMEISASEDDRVQELRKLSQDRDRAWQSELEAVQKQHSMDSAALASAMNEIQKLKVQLEKAHESEALQTKHAESAHTEIQNLRIELTETLSLVQKLKSELTDCRESESQALEVVHKTQTQLEAANKTIEMLGSDATKETKAYNTLTLELEQSKARVKSLEGLVSKLQAELIGNSSKTVEHLKDNKLPQQDGENEGIQQLNSELNFAKLEVNKLRSALDAAEVRYQEEYIRSTLQIRGAYEQVERIKAQSCQREAELEEELKKTKADADELRANLMDKETEKQSISEEIEELNLKIEKKGSNERESELAIELKKLEADLTELKANLTAKETELQSIREQNKMLKTEIMNMETGSNKVGEESVALLEAARSAEREALMKVGYLTEEADKSSRRAARATEQLDAAQEANTEMEAELRRLKVQLDQWRKAAEAATAMLSSGNKGKHSDKTKSVDSNYNPGNGSPNSEDMDDDSPKKKNGNMLKKIGVLWKKGQK
- the LOC108454123 gene encoding interactor of constitutive active ROPs 2, chloroplastic isoform X3 translates to MQEAEEAKKQLSAMSAKLEESEQQLMEISASEDDRVQELRKLSQDRDRAWQSELEAVQKQHSMDSAALASAMNEIQKLKVQLEKAHESEALQTKHAESAHTEIQNLRIELTETLSLVQKLKSELTDCRESESQALEVVHKTQTQLEAANKTIEMLGSDATKETKAYNTLTLELEQSKARVKSLEGLVSKLQAELIGNSSKTVEHLKDNKLPQQDGENEGIQQLNSELNFAKLEVNKLRSALDAAEVRYQEEYIRSTLQIRGAYEQVERIKAQSCQREAELEEELKKTKADADELRANLMDKETEKQSISEEIEELNLKIEKKGSNERESELAIELKKLEADLTELKANLTAKETELQSIREQNKMLKTEIMNMETGSNKVGEESVALLEAARSAEREALMKVGYLTEEADKSSRRAARATEQLDAAQEANTEMEAELRRLKVQLDQWRKAAEAATAMLSSGNKGKHSDKTKSVDSNYNPGNGSPNSEDMDDDSPKKKNGNMLKKIGVLWKKGQK